From the genome of Pseudomonas hamedanensis:
TGAAGTCGACAACAACCTGTACAGCGGCCTGTTCCTGTACACCGTTGCCGGCCACACTTTCGGTGGTGGCTATCAGGTTTCCAATGGCAGCAGCGACTTCCCTTGGCTGAACCAGGGTGACGGTTCGTCGAACTACACCATCACCGACATGCAGATCCAGAAGTTCAACCGTGCCGGCGAGAAAACCTGGCAGGCTCGCTACTCGTATGACTTCGCCAAAGTCGGCGTACCTGGCCTGACCGCTGGTGTGGTTTACCTCAAAGGCGACAGCATCGACACCGTTGGCTCCAACGGCCGCGAAAGCGCTTCGAACCGCTCCGAGTGGGAACGCGACTTCACCATCGGTTACGTCGTACCGGAAGGCCCGTTCAAGAACGTCGGCCTGATGTGGAAAAACGCTGTATGGCGCACCGACCTGCCGAACACCCGTTCGCAGGACGAAAACCGCCTGATCGTCAGCTACTCGATCCCGCTGCTGTAATAGCGCGTTCAGGTACCTGATGTAAAAAAGCCCCGTCCGGCATCGCGCCGGACGGGGCTTTTGCGTTTCGAGTCAGGCTCACCCCCGTAAGCCCTTCTCGATGTCCCTCTTTGCTGCAACTCAAGGCCTTCTCGAACCTTGCGACCGATGTTCGTCGCGATGCTGGCCGGTGTCCAATGAACAGATGTTTAATATTCACTAATGATCTAGATATCTATTTATTTATTCTTTTTCACGCTGATTGATCCCGAGCTACAGTTGTTGTCTCCCATCCCTCATCAGGAGCAGCACCATGAGCCTCAGACTCGGCGACATCGCCCCCGATTTCGAACAAGACTCCAGCGCCGGCAAGATTCGTTTCCACGAATGGCTGGGCGATAGCTGGGGCGTGCTGTTTTCCCATCCGGCGGATTTCACCCCTGTGTGCACCACCGAGCTGGGCTTCACTGCCAAGCTCAAGGATGAGTTCAACAAGCGTGGCGTAAAGGCCATTGCGCTGTCGGTGGACCCGGTGGACTCGCACCACAAGTGGATCGAAGACATCAACGAAACCCAGAACACCATCGTCAACTTTCCGATCCTGGCCGATGCCGATCGCAAGGTTTCCGATCTGTACGACCTGATCCACCCGAACGCCAATGACACCCTGACCGTGCGTTCGCTGTTTGTCATCGACCCGAACAAGAAGATCCGCCTGACCATCACCTACCCGGCGAGCACCGGGCGCAATTTCCACGAGATCCTGCGGGTGATCGATTCGCTGCAACTCACCGACAACTACAAAGTGGCCACGCCAGCCAATTGGCAGGACGGTGAAGAGGTGGTGATCGTGCCGTCGCTCAAGGACGAGGAAGAAATCAGGCAGCGCTTCCCGAAAGGCTATCGTGCGGTGAAGCCGTACCTGCGCCTGACGCCGCAACCGAACAAATAAATCAGAACGTTCTGCGCAGTAGCTGCCGCCGCCGCCTTCGCGAGCAAGCCCGCTCCCACATTTGGAATGCGTTTCCCTGTGGGAGCGGGCTTGCTCGCGAAGGCATCAGTCCAGGCAACACAGAATATTGGACGCAGGGGAATTCCGGCCGTTTCGACGGCCTTTTTTTTCGCCTGAATTCGGCTCAACGGCATATCTCTTAAATGCATAACCAAATGAATAAATATGATTTATGGATATATAAATCAACTGGTAAGGTCACTCCCAATGAAGCGAGATCGCAGCCCGCGAATCGCCGGTAACGCTTAAAGGAATCTGCAATGCTGGTCGTCTCACTCGGTGGCAGCCCCAGCCTGCGCTCCCGTTCCGGGGTGCTGCTGGAGCGTTCGCAACGCTGGTTGCAACAGCAAGGGGTGGAAGTGGTGAGTTATCAGGTGCGGGACTTCCCGGCCGAGGACTTGCTCCACGCCCGCTTCGACAGCCCGAAGGTCCTCGACCTGCTGCAACAGATCGAAAACGCCGACGGCCTGCTCATCGCTACCCCGGTGTACAAGGCCTCGTTTTCCGGGGCGCTGAAAACCCTGCTGGATCTGCTGCCCGAGCGCGCCTTGAACCACAAGATAGTCTTGCCGATGGCCACCGGTGGCAGCATCGCCCACATGCTGGTCGTCGATTACGCCCTCAAGCCTGTGCTGTCGGCGCTGAAAGCCCAGGAAATGCTTCAGGGCATTTTTGCCGAGGACAGCCAGATCGCTTACGGCGAAGGCAGTGCCGCCGCGCAACTGGCGCCGGCACTGGAGCAACGGTTGCACGAGGCGCTGGACCAGTTCATCGGCGCCATGGCGCGCCGGCCGAAACCGCTGGAGCCGGGCCTGCTGAATGAACGTTTGTTGAGTGCTCGCTGGAGCATTTAAGCCACACCGAAATTTGAAGTACTGGCCTTACTCGCCCGCCAACGGGCAAGCAGGTGCAGCCAAAACCCAACAGCAAAAAGGAGAGCGCAATGCGCACTGTATTTTTGCGTCGTGGTCTGGTCGCTCTGTTTGCTGCGGCTGTGTCCTTCGGCGCCATCACTCAAGCCCAGGCCGAGACGCTTCGGATCGGTTATCAAAAGTACGGCACCCTGGTGCTGCTCAAAGCCAAAGGCACCCTGGAAAAACGTCTCGCCGCGCAAGGCGTCGACGTGCAGTGGACTGAATTCCCCGGCGGCCCGCAACTGCTGGAAGGCCTCAACGTCGGCTCGATCGACTTCGGCGTGACCGGCGAGACGCCGCCCGTATTCGCCCAAGCGGCCGGCGCCGATCTGCTCTACGTCGCCTATGAACCGCCGGCGCCGAACAGCGAAGCGATCCTCGTGCCGAAAGACTCGCCGATCAAATCGGTGGCCGGTCTGAAGGGCAAGAAAGTCGCCCTGAACAAAGGCTCCAACGTGCATTACCTGCTGGTGCGCGCACTGGAAGACGCCGGCCTCAAATACACCGATATCCAGACTGTATTCCTGCCGCCAGCCGACGCCCGCGCTGCGTTCGAGCGCGGCAGTGTCGACGCGTGGGTTATCTGGGATCCGTACCAGGCTGCCGCCGAAAAGCAATTGCAGGCGCACACCCTGCGCGACGGCAAAGGCATCGTCGACAACCACCAGTTCTATCTCGCGACCAAACCTTACGCGCAGAAAAATCCCGAGGTGATCAAGACCCTCGTCGAAGAAGTGCGCGCCGTGGGCGAGTGGTCGAAAGCCAATCCTGAAGACGTGACCCAACAGGTCGCGCCACTGCTCGGCCTGCCGGCGGACATCACCCTGACCTCGGTGAAACGCCAGGGTTACGGTGCGCTGTTCCTGACTCCGGAAGTGGTCGCCGCGCAACAGAAAATCGCCGACACGTTCTTCCAGCTCAAGCTGATTCCCAAGCCGTTGAGCATCAAGGACGTGATCTGGACCCCACCGGCCGCTGTGGCTACCGCGCAGTAATTCGAATCCCCAAGGAGACCACTCCATGAGCCTCAATATCTTCTGGTTCCTGCCTACCCACGGCGATGGCCATTATCTCGGTACCGCCGAAGGCGCCCGCGCGGTGGATCACGGCTATTTGCAACAGGTCGCGCAAGCGGCGGATCGTCTCGGCTTCGGCGGTGTGCTGATTCCCACCGGGCGTTCTTGCGAAGATTCGTGGCTGGTCGCGGCCTCGCTGATCCCGGTGACCCAGCGTTTGAAATTCCTCGTCGCCCTGCGTCCCGGGATCATTTCCCCGACGGTCGCGGCGCGGCAGGCAGCGACGCTGGATCGTCTGTCCGGCGGGCGCGCGCTGTTCAATCTGGTCACCGGTGGCGACCCGGAAGAACTGGCCGGTGATGGTCTGTTCCTCAACCATGAAGAACGCTATCAGGCCTCGGTGGAATTCACCCGCATCTGGCGCCGCGTGCTGGAAGGCGAGACCGTCGATTACGATGGCGAACACATCAGCGTCAAAGGCGCCAAGCTGCTCTATCCGCCGATTCAGCAACCGCGTCCGCCACTGTACTTCGGTGGTTCATCGGAAGCGGCGCAGGATCTGGCGGCCGAGCAAGTGGAAATGGTCCTGACCTGGGGGGAGCCGCCGGCTGCAGTGGCCGAGAAGATCGCACAAGTGCGGGCCAAAGCCGCCAAGCTTGGGCGCACCGTGCGTTTCGGCATTCGTCTGCATGTGATCGTGCGTGAAACCAACGCTGAAGCCTGGCAAGCGGCGGATCGGCTGATCTCGCACCTGGACGACGACACCATCAAGCGTGCCCAGGCTTCGCTGGCGCGTTTCGATTCGGTCGGCCAGCAACGCATGGCCGCGCTGCACGGCGGTAGTCGCGATAATCTCGAAGTCAGCCCCAACCTCTGGGCCGGTGTCGGTCTGGTGCGCGGTGGTGCAGGCACGGCACTGGTCGGCGATGGCCCGACCGTGGCGGCGCGGGTCAAGGAATACGCCGATCTGGGCATCGACACCTTCATCTTCTCCGGTTATCCACACCTTGAAGAATCGTATCGCGTGGCAGAACTGCTGTTTCCGCACCTCGACGTCGAGCGCCCGGAACTGCCGAAAAGCGCCGGTTATGTCAGCCCGTTCGGCGAGATGGTCGCCAACGACATCCTGCCCAAAGCCGCATCGCAGAGCTGAGGCGCGGCCATGAAGAAATTTATCCACAGCCTCGCGCCTTGGGCGTTGCCGGTGTTGCTGCTGGCGGTGTGGCAGTTGTCGGTGTCGGCGGGCTGGCTGTCGACACGGATTCTGCCGGCGCCGGTAGCGGTGATCGAGGCCGGCGTCAGTCTGGTGCGCAGCGGCGAGATCTGGACGCATCTGGCGATCAGCGGGTGGCGCGCGGCACTGGGTTTCACCATCGGCGGCAGCATTGGCCTGGTGCTGGGTTTTATCACGGGTCTGTCGAAGTGGGGTGAACGCCTGCTCGACAGCTCGGTGCAGATGATCCGCAACGTGCCGCATCTGGCGCTGATTCCATTGGTGATCCTGTGGTTCGGCATCGACGAGTCAGCGAAGATTTTTCTGGTGGCGCTGGGTACGTTGTTCCCGATTTATCTCAATACGTATCACGGCATCCGCAACGTCGATCCGGCGCTGGTGGAGATGGCGCGCAGTTATGGCTTGAGCGGTTTCAGCCTGTTCTGGCAGGTGATTCTGCCGGGGGCGCTGCCATCGATTCTGGTCGGCGTGCGCTTCGCCCTGGGCTTCATGTGGCTGACGCTGATCGTCGCCGAAACCATCTCGGCCAGCTCGGGCATCGGCTATCTGGCGATGAACGCCCGCGAGTTCTTGCAAACCGACGTGGTGGTACTGGCGATCCTGCTTTACGCCGTGCTCGGCAAACTCGCCGACCTTGCGGCTCGTGGACTTGAACG
Proteins encoded in this window:
- a CDS encoding peroxiredoxin; translated protein: MSLRLGDIAPDFEQDSSAGKIRFHEWLGDSWGVLFSHPADFTPVCTTELGFTAKLKDEFNKRGVKAIALSVDPVDSHHKWIEDINETQNTIVNFPILADADRKVSDLYDLIHPNANDTLTVRSLFVIDPNKKIRLTITYPASTGRNFHEILRVIDSLQLTDNYKVATPANWQDGEEVVIVPSLKDEEEIRQRFPKGYRAVKPYLRLTPQPNK
- the ssuD gene encoding FMNH2-dependent alkanesulfonate monooxygenase; this translates as MSLNIFWFLPTHGDGHYLGTAEGARAVDHGYLQQVAQAADRLGFGGVLIPTGRSCEDSWLVAASLIPVTQRLKFLVALRPGIISPTVAARQAATLDRLSGGRALFNLVTGGDPEELAGDGLFLNHEERYQASVEFTRIWRRVLEGETVDYDGEHISVKGAKLLYPPIQQPRPPLYFGGSSEAAQDLAAEQVEMVLTWGEPPAAVAEKIAQVRAKAAKLGRTVRFGIRLHVIVRETNAEAWQAADRLISHLDDDTIKRAQASLARFDSVGQQRMAALHGGSRDNLEVSPNLWAGVGLVRGGAGTALVGDGPTVAARVKEYADLGIDTFIFSGYPHLEESYRVAELLFPHLDVERPELPKSAGYVSPFGEMVANDILPKAASQS
- a CDS encoding sulfonate ABC transporter substrate-binding protein, which gives rise to MRTVFLRRGLVALFAAAVSFGAITQAQAETLRIGYQKYGTLVLLKAKGTLEKRLAAQGVDVQWTEFPGGPQLLEGLNVGSIDFGVTGETPPVFAQAAGADLLYVAYEPPAPNSEAILVPKDSPIKSVAGLKGKKVALNKGSNVHYLLVRALEDAGLKYTDIQTVFLPPADARAAFERGSVDAWVIWDPYQAAAEKQLQAHTLRDGKGIVDNHQFYLATKPYAQKNPEVIKTLVEEVRAVGEWSKANPEDVTQQVAPLLGLPADITLTSVKRQGYGALFLTPEVVAAQQKIADTFFQLKLIPKPLSIKDVIWTPPAAVATAQ
- the ssuC gene encoding aliphatic sulfonate ABC transporter permease SsuC, with product MKKFIHSLAPWALPVLLLAVWQLSVSAGWLSTRILPAPVAVIEAGVSLVRSGEIWTHLAISGWRAALGFTIGGSIGLVLGFITGLSKWGERLLDSSVQMIRNVPHLALIPLVILWFGIDESAKIFLVALGTLFPIYLNTYHGIRNVDPALVEMARSYGLSGFSLFWQVILPGALPSILVGVRFALGFMWLTLIVAETISASSGIGYLAMNAREFLQTDVVVLAILLYAVLGKLADLAARGLERVWLRWHPAYQVVKGGAA
- the ssuE gene encoding NADPH-dependent FMN reductase, with protein sequence MLVVSLGGSPSLRSRSGVLLERSQRWLQQQGVEVVSYQVRDFPAEDLLHARFDSPKVLDLLQQIENADGLLIATPVYKASFSGALKTLLDLLPERALNHKIVLPMATGGSIAHMLVVDYALKPVLSALKAQEMLQGIFAEDSQIAYGEGSAAAQLAPALEQRLHEALDQFIGAMARRPKPLEPGLLNERLLSARWSI